One Tomitella gaofuii DNA segment encodes these proteins:
- a CDS encoding GMC family oxidoreductase N-terminal domain-containing protein, with protein MTDSRARRADDAIRGAASVSRRRFLAGAGLTVGAAALSSMSGTASAAPGRAAGGEGGRIPALVIGSGYGGAVAALRLTQAGIPTRIVEMGRRWDTPGPDGKIFCGMLQPDKRSMWLSDRTAQPVSNFMGFGIDKDIEKYTGVLDCERFSGISVYQGRGVGGGSLVNGGMAVTPKRAWFEEILPSVDANEMYGTYFPRANAALGVNTIDKDWFESTPWYQFTRTARKTAHRSGYTTEFVPNVYDFEYMEQEAAGAVTRSALDGEVIYGNNAGKKSLDKTYLAQAAATGLLTVTPLHRVTAVAPAAGGGYSVTMEQIDEQGGVVATTAVTADRVFFAAGSVGTSKLLVSMKGQGHLPNLSPQVGEGWGNNGNIMVGRANHMWDATGAKQATIPTMGIDNWGDPVAPVFAEIAPLPAGLETYVSLYLAITKNPERARFRFDPAAGKVDLTWSQSQNQTGIDMAKALFDKINRKEGTIYRTDLFGVYKTWGDDFTYHPLGGALLDKATDNYGRLPEYPGLYVVDGALVPGNVGVNPFVTITALAERNMERIIATDIR; from the coding sequence ATGACCGATAGCCGGGCACGCCGAGCCGACGATGCGATCCGAGGGGCCGCATCCGTCTCCCGCCGCCGCTTCCTCGCGGGCGCAGGGCTGACCGTGGGGGCCGCCGCGCTCTCGTCGATGTCGGGCACGGCCTCGGCGGCCCCCGGCCGCGCCGCCGGCGGCGAAGGCGGCCGCATCCCCGCCCTCGTCATCGGCAGCGGGTACGGCGGCGCCGTCGCGGCCCTGCGCCTGACGCAGGCCGGCATCCCCACACGGATCGTCGAGATGGGCCGCCGGTGGGACACCCCCGGCCCCGACGGGAAGATCTTCTGCGGGATGCTCCAGCCCGACAAGCGCTCGATGTGGCTGTCCGACAGGACGGCCCAGCCGGTCAGCAACTTCATGGGTTTCGGCATCGACAAAGACATCGAGAAGTACACCGGTGTCCTCGACTGCGAGCGTTTCTCCGGCATCAGCGTCTACCAGGGGCGCGGCGTCGGCGGTGGATCGCTCGTCAACGGCGGCATGGCGGTGACGCCCAAGCGCGCCTGGTTCGAGGAGATCCTGCCGTCGGTCGATGCGAACGAGATGTACGGGACCTACTTCCCGCGCGCCAACGCCGCGCTGGGCGTGAACACCATCGACAAGGACTGGTTCGAATCGACGCCCTGGTATCAGTTCACGCGCACGGCCCGCAAGACCGCGCACCGCTCCGGGTACACCACCGAGTTCGTCCCCAACGTCTACGATTTCGAGTACATGGAGCAGGAGGCCGCGGGCGCCGTCACGCGGTCGGCGCTCGACGGCGAGGTCATCTACGGCAACAACGCCGGCAAGAAGTCGCTCGACAAGACCTACCTGGCGCAGGCCGCGGCCACCGGGTTGCTGACGGTCACGCCCCTGCACCGTGTCACCGCGGTCGCGCCGGCCGCCGGCGGCGGCTATAGCGTGACGATGGAACAGATCGATGAGCAGGGCGGGGTCGTCGCCACCACGGCCGTCACGGCCGACCGGGTGTTCTTCGCCGCCGGCAGCGTCGGCACCAGCAAGCTGCTCGTGTCGATGAAGGGGCAAGGGCACCTGCCGAACCTGTCCCCGCAGGTCGGTGAGGGCTGGGGCAACAACGGCAACATCATGGTGGGCCGGGCCAACCACATGTGGGACGCGACCGGCGCCAAGCAGGCCACGATCCCGACGATGGGCATCGACAACTGGGGCGATCCGGTCGCGCCGGTGTTCGCGGAGATCGCGCCGCTGCCGGCCGGGCTCGAGACCTACGTGAGCCTGTACCTGGCGATCACGAAGAACCCCGAGCGTGCGCGCTTCCGGTTCGATCCGGCCGCAGGGAAGGTCGATCTCACCTGGTCGCAGTCGCAGAACCAGACGGGCATCGACATGGCCAAGGCGCTCTTCGACAAGATCAACAGGAAGGAGGGAACGATCTACCGGACCGACCTGTTCGGCGTGTACAAGACGTGGGGCGACGACTTCACCTACCACCCGCTGGGCGGCGCCCTGCTGGACAAGGCCACCGACAACTACGGCCGCCTGCCGGAGTACCCGGGCCTGTACGTCGTGGACGGCGCGCTCGTGCCCGGCAACGTGGGCGTCAACCCCTTCGTCACGATCACCGCGCTCGCCGAGCGCAACATGGAACGCATCATCGCCACCGACATCCGGTGA
- a CDS encoding SDR family oxidoreductase: MPRFAPHPARRPAIISGASSGIGAATAQTLAALGHPVALGARRADECERLAQKIRDAGGEACAGFLDVTDTAAVDAFATAAERTLGPAEILVSGAGSLQVGRVHETDPDVFAAQLDVHLAGAQRLVARVAPGMVERRRGDVVLIGSDVAGAPRPRSGAYTAAKSGLEALGRQMQMELEGTGVRTTVVRPGQTLTGMGMDLAPEDIGPLLEDWRRWGLTRHPHFLRASDIADAVAACVSTPRGAHVTLIEVEPEAPVKE, translated from the coding sequence CCCCGTTTCGCCCCGCACCCCGCCCGTCGCCCCGCGATCATCAGCGGCGCCTCATCCGGCATCGGCGCCGCCACCGCACAGACCCTCGCGGCTCTCGGCCACCCGGTGGCGTTGGGCGCCCGGCGCGCCGACGAGTGCGAGCGGCTCGCGCAGAAGATCCGCGACGCGGGCGGCGAGGCCTGCGCCGGATTCCTCGATGTCACCGACACCGCCGCCGTGGACGCGTTCGCCACCGCCGCCGAACGCACGCTTGGGCCCGCCGAGATCCTCGTCTCGGGCGCGGGGAGCCTGCAGGTGGGCCGGGTGCACGAGACCGACCCGGACGTGTTCGCCGCACAGCTCGACGTGCACCTGGCCGGTGCGCAGCGCCTGGTGGCACGGGTGGCGCCCGGGATGGTGGAGCGCCGCCGGGGCGACGTGGTGCTCATCGGCTCGGACGTGGCGGGCGCGCCCAGGCCCCGGTCCGGTGCCTACACCGCCGCCAAGTCCGGGCTCGAGGCGCTGGGCCGGCAGATGCAGATGGAACTCGAGGGCACCGGGGTGCGCACCACGGTGGTGCGGCCCGGGCAGACGCTCACCGGCATGGGCATGGACCTCGCCCCCGAGGACATCGGCCCGCTGCTCGAGGACTGGCGACGCTGGGGCCTCACCCGGCACCCGCACTTCCTGCGCGCCTCCGACATCGCCGACGCCGTGGCCGCCTGCGTGTCGACGCCCCGGGGAGCACACGTGACGCTGATCGAGGTCGAGCCGGAGGCTCCCGTGAAGGAATGA